Genomic segment of Camarhynchus parvulus chromosome 1A, STF_HiC, whole genome shotgun sequence:
GgttgggatgctgcagcagcgACATGAGGTTAGGAGGAGGCAGAGAGTGCATGGAAACTTCTTTGTGGCACAGGGTAATCTGGGTGAAATTCTCTTCATCCTTATCTTCTGTAGCTGTggctgggcagagggcagaCTCTGTAGTGGGAGGGAGCAGACAGAGCTAGGTAAGAGAAAAACTCTCAGAATCTCAGAAAGGGATGAACCttggagggagaggggagaggatcAGGCACTGACTTCATCTCTACCCTGGGGCACATCGTTTAAAGTCAACGTGTTTTCACAGCTGTTGAATTGCCTCCTGTAGGTTTTTGGTGAGAGCTGAGCTActatgtttttaataaatgattGGTGGTGAAGTTACCAGAGGGACGTAGCTCTGGGGCAtggacagccagggctgggacaaggCGTGTCTGGTTCTTTGTGGCTTTGTCTCCATCTCTGAGGCAAGTCCCATTGGTGGTGGTGGAGCACTCCCTTCTGCCCACTCTCCTTATCCCTGCCTCCCCCTCTCTGAATAAATACCTCTGAGGCACCTTGTGGAAACCTCTTTGCTGcatattttcctttacttttttttaaacctcttcCCTTATCTCATGCTTCCTCTTACAGGAATGACTGCTGCTGAGAGCTATACCCAGTTTTCTTTTGCCATAGGGTTGCATAGCTCCATGAGGCTTCCTAAAAGGCTGTTCCCATTTTTGTTCTGCCACAGGGGACTCACCTTCCACCCTGGCATGGAAAGCCCTTTTGTGGGTCACTCCAAGACAGtaattctttggtttttttccagccGGATCTTCTCAATTTCAAGAAGGGATGGATGTCCATCCTGGACGAGCACGGAGAGGTAAGCCTCAGATGAGTGTCTTCCTCTTCCCCTatcccctgctgctggagagccaGGTGAGCCAGCTGATTTCCTTCCTCCTTGTTTACTGAGGTctctcctgctgggaaaggcagtGGGAAGCTTTTGGTGGAGGTGCCTTGCTCGGTGTGTGGACACAGAGGTTCATCGAGCgcctctctcccagctgaggGTCACGAGGGGGatctgggagggaggagggggaagagaaggCCAAGAGGTCATAGTGCAGAGCGTCCCTCCTTGTTCCTACGCTTTCCCTGGTAACTGCCTATCCATTTCCCTCCtgtcttttcccttccctccccctgcccgACACGCCTGCAGTGGAAGAAACATTGGTTCGTGCTGACCGACTCGAGCCTGAGGTATTACCGGGACTCAAACGCAGAGGAGGTAAGCGTGGCCAGCTTCACCAgccctttcttccttcctggcCAGGGGCAGAGGAGTACAGCTCTGGTGTGACCAGGGATAAGCAACAGCACCGTGTCCTCCTGAGGGATGGCTGAGGTGCCAAGCTGCTCTTTGCCAAAGGGTGATGAAGAGGATGAAGGCAGGGGGGGCAGAGTCTGGGGGGGCTGTCAGTGGCGGGAGGTGGGGAGAAGGGCTGGTCCTGTGGCTGGGTATGCGGGATGCTCTCCATccatgctgctggcagcccttgGGTTAGAACAGGCCATGCTGTGCTGGGGAACAGCCTGGCTCACAAAGATCTGAGCCTGGCTCCCAGGAAACTGTGGGGTGAGGGAAGAGGTGGCCTTTTTCAAAGCTGCTGCGCACTGATGTCCCAGCGGGTGGCTGTGCTTGCAGGCTGATGACCTTGATGGAGAAATCGACCTGCGTTCCTGCACGGATGTGACGGAGTTTGCGGTGCAGCGCAACTACGGCTTCCAGATCCACGTGAGTGCCTGGCACCGCGCGCACGGAGCCGCAGCACCAAGGGGCATGGGGGGATGTGTGATCCTGCCGGTGCCGAGATGCTGAGAGGCAATTCACACAAATCCTGTGCCAGCTTGGTGGCCCAAGGTTGTTTTTTGGCTCGTGGGTGACAGTGCTCTGGGACATCAGGGCTGCCTATGtgcaaaggaaggaaggaggaggaggaggctttgcagggctggctgaaggctgtgctggaggcagtCCAGGAGCCACGCTAAATGCCAGGAGTGTCTGAGGGACGTGTTGGCCAAGGCAACttttccacagctgcagaggagagTGGTGAGCACTGCAGATCTCAATGTAATCTGGCTGACCATGCTCTGAGTGACAGCCTGTACCCTGGATCCAGCCCCAGTACAGTTCTGTCCTTGGCTATTTGTTGTagcagcaggaggtggctgCTTAGGCAGCATGAGAAATGATATTTCTGTGGgtgtgcagggatgggcacttCATGGTCTGGgtttccctgtgccctgctgctgtacACCCGTGCTGGCAGCTGACTCCTGGCATCTGAGCATCTATTGAACAAAGCCTCTGGAAGAGCTGGGagtcttcagcctggagaaaggatCTCGTGTGTATCTCTCTATCTAAAAATACCCGATGTGGGCTGGGCAAAAAAGAAGGAGCCAGACTTTTCTtagtggtgcccagtgacaggacaaaaggCAATGGACACCAGCTTGAACACAGGAGATTCCACCTCAAAATCTAAAGACCTTTTTTATCTGTGAGGAAGGTAAAACAGTGACCGCAGAGACTGTGGACATCTCCTTAGAGATATAAAACCCCAGCTGAATACAGGCTAAGACCAAGCTGCTGTAGCTGACCCTGCTTGCAGGAGTGTTGGACTGCTTGGTCTGCAACTGGATTGCACCAGTGCATGTTTGGCCCAGTATAGTAGATATTTTTGCCCCTGACGAAGGAGGaagaatgatgaggaggagtccatcttatcagaaggttaattaattactttattatactagATCATTCTATAATGTATTACACTATTTTACATTACATCTGAACTGAATCTGCTAAGCACTTAATTGCACTCCACTGCACTgaatcttgtgactgtcagCCAACAGTTCTGACACACACGCCTGGATTCAATtggtcagtgaatcaaaacactcagACCAGAATCTAATTATCAGTTCCTTTCAGGTAAACAATTTTCTATGATGTATTCTACTTGTGAACAACACAGGAGTAGTAAATGacataagaattgttttttctttctctgaggttcagagaatgtgaaacctagaaatattcttgggaagaattgtgccttgcttttctctgtgaagagaaatgtaaCTACAGCCCAATGTGCCAGCAAGGTTTCTTTTGCCTTTGCTTGGAGATGGTCTCATAAAGGATCCCCCTCAAACACCCCTCCCACCTTTCCTCTCCCATCCCTCCACCTGTCACCAAGAGCCTGAGACGGAGGGTGGCCTTTCTAACAGCCCAGCACTGGTGTATACAAGTGGCTGTGGGtctcagggagcaggagggagctgctgcacatcCACTGGGTGATGAGAGGGCCTCTGTCACCTCACTGTTGCAGACAAAGGATGCCGTCTTCACCCTGTCAGCGATGACCTCTGGCATCCGGCGCAACTGGATCGAGGCCCTGAGGAAGAATGTGCGCCCAGTCAGTGCTCCAGACGTCACCAAGTAAgagctgcccagtgctgctTGTCCTCTTTTCCCTTGCTGTCCCTCTACCCTGACTGGCAGGGGCAAGGAAGGCCTCTTTGGAAATGTCACTGCtaccagagcagccctgccctctgctccttctgAAAGTGGTTTGGTTACACCAGCCAGCGACAGGGGTTGAGAACCTGATGGCTTCCTTTCTTGTACCTGCTTTTTGCTTCACCACATAAGTTTAGATTGGTTTTTCCACCAGCCTAGCTGGAACCAGGGTGTATCCTTGCTGCCTGGTGGAGAAATCCATTTCCCTGGGAGATGGGATGCTAcaggcccagctctgcactCAGGGTGGAGTTTTGTAAGACTCAGCTGAGTGAGGGTCTGAGCCTTGAGCAGTTGGCAGTGCCTCTGCTGGCATCCTTTCCCACACGGTGCCTCTCCCTCACcagttcctgctctgctttcaggcTCCCTGACTGTGACAAGGAGAACTTCCATAACTGCGTTTCCCAGAAAGGCTCACTCCGGACGGAGGAGCAGCAGCGGCCGGGCTCGGGCTCCGAGGGGAACTCCAAGGGCAGTCACTGGAAGGCGGATGGGCAGCGCCATGCCTTTGACTATGTGGAGCTGTCTCCCTTGCCACAAGAGCCTGGAAGTCAGGGGTCCCTGCAGAGGACAAAAGGGAGCCTGAAGATCTCGGAGCGAGCTCCCAGGTATGAGGAGCTGGAGCGGGATCTGGCCATCCGTTcggaggagaggaggaggtggttCGAGAGCCCCGATGGCAGGGTCCCCAACAACGATGGCCCGGCAGGAGACCCTGCCCGCAGGGCCGGGGAGCAGgacctccccacccctccgcTTTCGGAGGAACAACGGATTCGTCTGAATGAGGAGATAGAGAAGaagtggctggagctggagcacctGCCCTTGAAGGACTTGCAGAGGGTGCCCTTGACAACACTGCTGAACCAGAGCAAGGGGGGCCAGGGAGACACCAATGAGGCGCTGAAAAAGGAGGTAAGAGCATCCGTCCTCTCTGAAATCTCTGGGATTCTGGTGGCCCCTTAATGTGGTACTTGGCTACAGGAGGCTCTGCAGAAGAGCCTCctgcaggggtgcagggagATGTTAGTTCTTTCTGGCTCCTCGAGTGCATGGAAGCTTTTGGAACCTGGTAATGCAAGGCTAGAGGCCAGCTCTCACACACCTGCAGAGGTTCCCCAGAGCATGTTTTGGTCCAGGATAATTTATTTGGTGGCACTACTTGTGTGGAATCTATGTTTCCTGGGAGTGCATTCACAGCCTTTCTTCTCTGGCTATTCCCAAGCCTGCAAGCTCTTCACCTGCCAGCCTTTGAAAGGAGCCATGCTGTGGTGGTTTCCTCCAGCGTGGATCCACCTCTGAAAGCTGGGATGTCTCCTCCCTTCCTTACTGGCACTaaccaggctggggctggctttgCCAGTGTGGTCTCTTggcaggctgctggggaagcagaggCCTCCACTGACCATGTGttgtcctccccatccctgagcccaGGGTTTGGATGTGGCACATTGGTCGGGCCATGGCACTTTTCCACCCTTGGCTGAACATCTTTCTCTGTCCTCCCTGGCACAGATCCAGTCACTGCGGGCACAGCTGGAGTCCTGCCGGGCCAGAAACGAGAGCCTTCGGGAGGCAGCAAAATCCCAGGGGGACAGCCATGTGCCCCGAGGGTACATCTCACAGGTGAGCAGAGTGCCAGACCCGGAGTTTGGGGGGGTCACTCCCAGTTCCAAACTGGGAAATTCTGGCACACAGCTTACTGCCAAGCAGGTATTGCTAATCATTGGGTTGCCATGGTGACCCTAACTGGGCCCATTTGTAATCAATGTTAATTACATAAAGGCTGGTGCATGTTGCCTGGCCTTAAAGGGGCCAGGGTTATAAAGGGAGAGAAGGATAATTTGGGGAGAGGTGCAGGATCTGTGTCCCGCTTTGCATGTGGGCGCGgtgctgtcctgctgtcacCCGTGGGGGTGAGCCATCCCCCAGCTCAGGAGTGGGTCAGCAGCTTCCTGCTGAGCCCCCGCTGGTTGGTGCTCACCACGTGTGGTTCTTGCTAGCTGGGGCTCCCACGTGTCTCGTTAAAAGCAGTCAGTcagtccctggggacagcccgaGCCCTGAAGGTCACTTTGACAGCACAGCCCATTCGTTTGCTGGGACAGCACGTGGGAGAGCCAGCAAAGCAGAATTTGCTCATGCTTCATCCTCTCACTTctctttgtttgtttattcTCCCCTCTCATGGACTGATCCAAAGCAAGCAGGGTCACATCCCACAGGGATTTCCTGTGTGGAGGCTGCTGTTTGACCATAGAGTGGGATTTTCAGGATGGGCCTTATGTGTTGGAAgatcccagggcagagggggTTGGCAGGGCAGGAAATTGGGGCTGGTGAAGTCTGTTCCACAGGGTTGGCTGTACCTAGCACAGATAAAGAAACCCAGAAGCCTTGTAGCACCCAGCCCAGACAGCCCTTACCAGTCTCTGTGTTATCATGATTTAATATTTACAGCTTACAGACCTCTTTATGGtcaaaaaaaagagcaaaagcagTGGGGAGGAACTTTCTTATCTTCCTAATAACTTGGCTCAAAAAGCCTGCATTTCACATCTGGGGCCAAACTTGGCCTTTCCCCAAAGGATTCACTCTCTCTGTCTGCCAAGGGTTGCAGCTGGTCCCTGCATAGATCACCAAATTGATTCCTCACCTTTTTCCTCTGTTGTTCTGTGAAGCTTCCTAGCTTCTCTCATCACAGTAGAGAGGAGTAGCCAGGAAGGGTTTGCATTCATACAACATGTTCCAGTGTCTTTTGTATGAGCCTTAGTCCTCAGTGGGGAAGGAATGGGATGGCAAGGAGCTGTTGGGGGATGTGATGACGTCTTAGCTCTCTGCTGATGTCCTTGAGGCCCAGGCTATTAATCATCACGGCACAGTTTGTTGGTGAACAAACTCTTCCTGAGAGGCTCAGGGAGACTCTGCCAGAACCTAGAGGGGGAGTGAAGGCATAGTGCCAAGGTGGGAACCTCTTTGCTTTGCTCTAACCCGAGTTAATCATAGCACTCAGCATAGAAAGGACCATCCCCCTGGTCTCAGAGGCATCagaaaggagggagagctgtgtgAGGAGGATCCCTAACCGCTAGGCTGTGGGGAGGGCTCTTTGGCAGCCTCCATCATGTCACAGGGTAGTTCAGGGTGTCACTTTTCAGGAGAGGAGGCTCGGTTTTCATTGATTCCAGGGGATGTGCTTCATTTAAAAGGCAGATACTGAGATGCAGTTCCCACTGTTGATCTCTTccaggcaggcagtgcagcCCTGTGTAGGTTTGGGTTTGTGGTATCAGACATGTTATTCCCAGCTGCTGGACCAAGAGGGATGTTCCTGTCTTGCTGCTTTAGTTTTAAGAGCTAGAGGAACATTCTTCCTCTATAAAGCACAAAGGGGGATTGCAAGACATGTGTCCCTGTAAAATGGTTGTGTTCATGATTAAAGtgtgtcgtgggtttacaggaagcaggttttctgggaatggagtggccagaggccaataggtgttcagattctaaactgacaccaggcttggccactgagggtggatgcgcctctgagaacacaggggttagaagcagagcactcccttgggctctctctttgatttccggccagcaaagaggcaaggcctcccctgcccggcttcgagctgggcgggggaggggaaacctgcagcctggcagaggtaggcatgacccctcaggatggaagggtggtgggggcaccaggaggtgttgggcagccccccccaggagagacagagggagagaggccctgagaagatttgggcagcaccCCCCCCCCAGCTAGAAgacgagagagagaaagctggtacgggcctgtggccttgaagtgatatcagcctgtgaagaaggagggggaaggggggagtgcagcaaggaaggagcctggctgagtgcaggagtttgttaaccccttttTGGAcgatgaagacctcacagagcatttggacctttcccggaggggagatggagtggatgataaagaagaaatgagcaag
This window contains:
- the TRIOBP gene encoding TRIO and F-actin-binding protein codes for the protein MTPDLLNFKKGWMSILDEHGEWKKHWFVLTDSSLRYYRDSNAEEADDLDGEIDLRSCTDVTEFAVQRNYGFQIHTKDAVFTLSAMTSGIRRNWIEALRKNVRPVSAPDVTKLPDCDKENFHNCVSQKGSLRTEEQQRPGSGSEGNSKGSHWKADGQRHAFDYVELSPLPQEPGSQGSLQRTKGSLKISERAPRYEELERDLAIRSEERRRWFESPDGRVPNNDGPAGDPARRAGEQDLPTPPLSEEQRIRLNEEIEKKWLELEHLPLKDLQRVPLTTLLNQSKGGQGDTNEALKKEIQSLRAQLESCRARNESLREAAKSQGDSHVPRGYISQEACERSLAEMESSHQQVMEELQRHHQRELERLRQEKERLLAEEAAATAAAIEALKKAHREEMNKELGRTRSFQQCSSLPEALQKQHQLDVESLKRELQVLSEQYSQKCLEIGELTQKAEEREQILERCQREGKDLLQKNQELQTRLSDEIGKLRSFISSRGSGDRASHNNERSSCELEVLLRVKENELQYVKKEVQCLREELQMMQKDKRFASGKYQDVYAELNHIKVRSEREIEQLKEHLRLAMAALQEKESLCNSK